One genomic region from bacterium encodes:
- a CDS encoding PorV/PorQ family protein: MLGSLMLLVLLQSAAVRAQWQSGFAVLQIGTGARAAAMGEAFAAVSGDVSAPFWNPAGAAAARRFQAHLAHNQWIQEVTHDAAAALFPLQPFTFGVHALVVSTDGIEQRYYPTEEPLSTFAAHDVVFGVTLARYIGEYLALGCNLRYLNEKIFDEAASGYSADFGAICKTPLKEVTAGVVVQHLGSAREMITQKVTLPHTLRVGVAYALPLGSPESPWLLTADYVGVRHQKNHLLIGAEIRPLPLLALRAGYQTGYASRDFSAGFGVHLGQIAIDYAWVPFQEELGRAHRFSLSIGP, encoded by the coding sequence ATGTTGGGCAGCCTGATGCTGCTGGTCTTGCTACAAAGTGCGGCCGTCCGGGCGCAATGGCAGAGCGGTTTTGCGGTTCTGCAGATCGGCACCGGCGCCCGCGCCGCGGCGATGGGCGAGGCTTTTGCGGCCGTTTCCGGGGATGTCAGCGCTCCCTTTTGGAATCCAGCGGGTGCAGCCGCAGCGCGGAGATTTCAGGCGCATCTTGCCCACAATCAGTGGATCCAGGAGGTCACCCACGACGCCGCTGCGGCGCTTTTCCCGCTTCAACCCTTCACTTTCGGGGTGCACGCCCTGGTGGTGTCAACCGACGGCATCGAGCAGCGCTATTACCCGACGGAAGAGCCCCTGAGCACTTTTGCCGCGCACGACGTCGTCTTTGGCGTCACCCTCGCCCGGTATATCGGGGAGTATCTCGCCTTGGGGTGCAATCTGCGTTATCTGAATGAAAAGATTTTCGACGAGGCCGCCAGCGGCTATAGTGCGGATTTCGGGGCCATCTGCAAAACACCCCTCAAGGAGGTGACCGCCGGGGTGGTGGTGCAGCATCTCGGCTCCGCCCGGGAAATGATAACCCAAAAGGTAACACTGCCGCATACGCTGCGAGTCGGTGTCGCCTATGCGCTGCCGCTCGGGAGTCCCGAGTCGCCCTGGCTGCTGACGGCGGATTATGTCGGCGTCCGCCATCAGAAGAACCATCTGCTGATCGGGGCGGAGATCCGGCCGCTGCCGCTGCTGGCCTTGCGGGCCGGGTATCAGACAGGTTATGCTTCACGCGATTTCAGCGCAGGATTTGGCGTGCACCTCGGTCAAATCGCGATCGATTATGCCTGGGTGCCGTTTCAGGAGGAGTTGGGACGGGCGCACCGCTTCTCGTTGTCCATAGGCCCCTGA
- a CDS encoding isocitrate/isopropylmalate dehydrogenase family protein: MAKYKIALLPGDGIGKDVMDAAQIVLDQLALDAEYTHGDIGWEFWCKEGDPLPKRTTDLLRNTDCALFGAITSKPKEEAEAELDPALKGKGFIYASPIVRLRQEFNLRTNLRPCRAYKGNPLNFRDDIDIVVFRENTEDLYAGVEFHPLPAEVMQTLVKHNSKMKRFESVPLEDIAVSLRINTRQGCRNIIRDAFEYAEKYGYKTVTVVEKPNVVRETSGLMVREARKIAAEYPGIALWEANIDAMCMWLIKNPQDYGVLVTSNLFGDIISDLCAQLIGGLGFSSSGNIGDHYAVFEPTHGSAPKYAGQYKVNPMAMLLTVRLMLDWLGETAMAQRLERACAAVIAEGRVRTYDMGGTSTSLDVARAVADRL; the protein is encoded by the coding sequence ATGGCCAAGTACAAGATCGCACTGCTGCCGGGTGATGGTATCGGCAAGGATGTGATGGATGCCGCACAGATTGTGTTGGACCAGCTGGCGCTGGACGCTGAATACACACATGGCGATATCGGTTGGGAGTTCTGGTGCAAGGAAGGCGATCCGCTGCCCAAGCGGACAACGGATCTGCTGCGCAATACCGACTGCGCCCTCTTTGGCGCCATCACCTCCAAGCCCAAGGAAGAAGCCGAGGCCGAGCTGGATCCGGCGCTGAAAGGCAAGGGGTTCATTTACGCCAGCCCGATCGTCCGGTTGCGCCAGGAGTTCAATCTGCGGACTAATCTCCGTCCCTGCAGGGCGTACAAGGGGAATCCGCTCAATTTCCGCGACGATATCGATATTGTGGTCTTCCGCGAGAACACCGAGGATCTCTATGCCGGCGTCGAATTTCATCCCCTGCCCGCCGAGGTAATGCAGACTCTGGTGAAGCACAATTCAAAGATGAAGCGGTTCGAATCTGTACCCTTGGAGGATATCGCCGTCTCTTTGCGCATCAATACCCGCCAGGGCTGCCGCAACATCATCCGCGATGCTTTTGAGTATGCCGAAAAGTACGGCTACAAAACCGTTACGGTGGTGGAAAAGCCCAATGTGGTGCGTGAGACCAGCGGTCTCATGGTGAGGGAGGCGCGCAAGATTGCTGCAGAGTATCCCGGAATCGCCCTGTGGGAGGCGAATATCGATGCCATGTGCATGTGGCTGATCAAGAATCCCCAGGATTACGGGGTGCTGGTGACCAGCAATCTTTTCGGTGACATCATCAGCGATCTCTGCGCCCAACTCATCGGCGGTTTAGGATTCAGCAGTAGCGGCAACATCGGCGACCACTATGCGGTCTTTGAACCGACCCATGGTTCTGCGCCTAAATATGCCGGACAATACAAGGTCAATCCCATGGCCATGCTGCTCACGGTCCGGCTGATGCTGGATTGGCTCGGAGAGACCGCCATGGCGCAGCGGCTGGAGCGCGCGTGCGCGGCCGTGATCGCCGAAGGCCGGGTGCGCACCTATGATATGGGCGGGACGAGCACGAGTCTCGATGT